A window from Hemicordylus capensis ecotype Gifberg chromosome 2, rHemCap1.1.pri, whole genome shotgun sequence encodes these proteins:
- the LOC128342215 gene encoding zinc finger protein OZF-like isoform X1: MSQEEHPWMTCSGYEGDLLDPATIKCEDELGSFSQTEVHQGEGCVMVNEDENNPWEASEEIAQSNVSKSPEQTEGIESLCELWRQRENRMEKRTNKSIPCWGSEVTGQEQIGEGEREEMRIEWGNNSDRAEYGRARTEDKTYQCLYCEKSFNAHFKLVRHHRIHTGEKPYKCLDCDRSFDQKGNLIAHARIHTGEKPYACSDCGKSFSHKGSLVLHVRIHTGEKPYKCPDCGKSFSRLGSLKEHEKTHTGERPYTCLDCGRSFRKISELTTHHRFHTGEKPYKCSDCEKSFSTSSNLIAHQRTHTGEKPYKCSDCGKRFSQAGNLKEHERTHTGEKPYKCPECGKSFRQISYFIKHHQIHLVDEGMHIEERPHKCSDCGKGFSEKASLIRHHRIHTGEKPFQCSDCGKSFCLKSNLVVHVRIHTGEKPYKCSECGKSFNQTSSLHNHERTHKGEEPYKCLECGKSFNRPSQLKAHERIHTGEKPYTCTECGKGFIYNHHLVRHQRNHTGEKPYKCPECGKGFGLKATLIKHQVIHTKEKP; this comes from the exons ATGAGTCAAGAAGAACATCCGTGGATGACCTGCTCGGGATATGAGGGCGATCTTCTTGACCCAGCTACCATTAAATGTGAAGATGAGCTTGGGTCCTTTAGCCAAACTGAAGTCCATCAGG GTGAGGGATGTGTGATGGTGAATGAAGATGAAAATAATCCATGGGAAGCCTCTGAGGAAATAGCTCAAAGTAATGTTTCCAAAAGTCCTGAGCAGACAGAAGGCATTGAAAGTCTGTGTGAACTGTGGAGGCAACGGGAAAACCGAATGGAGaaaagaacaaataaatccaTTCCTTGCTGGGGAAGTGAAGTCACTGGCCAGGAGCAAATCGGTGAAGGTGAAAGAGAAGAGATGCGAATTGAATGGGGGAATAACTCTGACCGTGCTGAATATGGCAGAGCCCGAACGGAAGATAAAACTTACCAGTGCTTATACTGCGAGAAATCCTTCAACGCACACTTTAAACTTGTTAGACATCACCGAAtacacactggagagaaaccgtaTAAGTGCTTGGATTGTGACAGGAGCTTCGACCAGAAAGGTAACCTTATTGCGCATGccagaattcacacaggagaaaaaccgtATGCGTGCTCCGATTGTGGGAAAAGTTTCAGCCACAAAGGAAGCCTTGTGTTGCACGTGcggatccacacaggagagaaaccatacaaatgtccagattgtgggaaaagcttcagccggCTGGGGTCCCTTAAAGAACATGAaaaaacccacacaggggagagacCATATACCTGTTTAGACTGTGGGAGGAGCTTCAGGAAAATCTCAGAGCTTACTACACATCATCGAttccacacgggagagaagccatataaatgctcagaCTGTGAGAAATCCTTCAGTACGAGCTCTAATCTGATTGCCCATCAAaggacccacacaggagagaaaccatataagtgctCTGACTGTGGGAAAAGattcagccaggctgggaaccttAAGGAACATgagagaacccacactggagagaaaccatataaatgcccaGAATGTGGAAAAAGTTTTCGACAAATTTCTTACTTTATTAAACATCACCAGATCCACCTTGTGGATGAAGGGATGCATATAGAAGAGAGACCGCATAAATGCTCTGATTGTGGGAAAGGTTTCAGTGAGAAAGCAAGCCTCATTAGgcatcacagaatccacacaggagaaaaacccttTCAGTGCTCggactgtgggaaaagcttctgtCTTAAATCTAACCTTGTTGTACATGTAAggatccacactggagagaaaccatataaatgctccgagtgtgggaaaagcttcaaccAGACATCAAGTCTTCATAATCATGAGAGAACCCATAAAGGCGAAGAACCCTATAAGTGTttagagtgtgggaaaagcttcaacaGGCCCTCTCAGCTTAAGGCCCATgagagaatccacactggagagaaaccttaTACATGTACAGAATGTGGGAAAGGCTTCATTTATAACCATCACCTTGTCAGGCACCAGAGAaatcacacaggagagaaaccatataaatgccctGAGTGTGGGAAAGGATTTGGTCTCAAAGCGACTCTTATTAAACATCAAGTAATCCACACAAAGGAGAAACCATAG
- the LOC128342215 gene encoding zinc finger protein OZF-like isoform X2: MVNEDENNPWEASEEIAQSNVSKSPEQTEGIESLCELWRQRENRMEKRTNKSIPCWGSEVTGQEQIGEGEREEMRIEWGNNSDRAEYGRARTEDKTYQCLYCEKSFNAHFKLVRHHRIHTGEKPYKCLDCDRSFDQKGNLIAHARIHTGEKPYACSDCGKSFSHKGSLVLHVRIHTGEKPYKCPDCGKSFSRLGSLKEHEKTHTGERPYTCLDCGRSFRKISELTTHHRFHTGEKPYKCSDCEKSFSTSSNLIAHQRTHTGEKPYKCSDCGKRFSQAGNLKEHERTHTGEKPYKCPECGKSFRQISYFIKHHQIHLVDEGMHIEERPHKCSDCGKGFSEKASLIRHHRIHTGEKPFQCSDCGKSFCLKSNLVVHVRIHTGEKPYKCSECGKSFNQTSSLHNHERTHKGEEPYKCLECGKSFNRPSQLKAHERIHTGEKPYTCTECGKGFIYNHHLVRHQRNHTGEKPYKCPECGKGFGLKATLIKHQVIHTKEKP, encoded by the coding sequence ATGGTGAATGAAGATGAAAATAATCCATGGGAAGCCTCTGAGGAAATAGCTCAAAGTAATGTTTCCAAAAGTCCTGAGCAGACAGAAGGCATTGAAAGTCTGTGTGAACTGTGGAGGCAACGGGAAAACCGAATGGAGaaaagaacaaataaatccaTTCCTTGCTGGGGAAGTGAAGTCACTGGCCAGGAGCAAATCGGTGAAGGTGAAAGAGAAGAGATGCGAATTGAATGGGGGAATAACTCTGACCGTGCTGAATATGGCAGAGCCCGAACGGAAGATAAAACTTACCAGTGCTTATACTGCGAGAAATCCTTCAACGCACACTTTAAACTTGTTAGACATCACCGAAtacacactggagagaaaccgtaTAAGTGCTTGGATTGTGACAGGAGCTTCGACCAGAAAGGTAACCTTATTGCGCATGccagaattcacacaggagaaaaaccgtATGCGTGCTCCGATTGTGGGAAAAGTTTCAGCCACAAAGGAAGCCTTGTGTTGCACGTGcggatccacacaggagagaaaccatacaaatgtccagattgtgggaaaagcttcagccggCTGGGGTCCCTTAAAGAACATGAaaaaacccacacaggggagagacCATATACCTGTTTAGACTGTGGGAGGAGCTTCAGGAAAATCTCAGAGCTTACTACACATCATCGAttccacacgggagagaagccatataaatgctcagaCTGTGAGAAATCCTTCAGTACGAGCTCTAATCTGATTGCCCATCAAaggacccacacaggagagaaaccatataagtgctCTGACTGTGGGAAAAGattcagccaggctgggaaccttAAGGAACATgagagaacccacactggagagaaaccatataaatgcccaGAATGTGGAAAAAGTTTTCGACAAATTTCTTACTTTATTAAACATCACCAGATCCACCTTGTGGATGAAGGGATGCATATAGAAGAGAGACCGCATAAATGCTCTGATTGTGGGAAAGGTTTCAGTGAGAAAGCAAGCCTCATTAGgcatcacagaatccacacaggagaaaaacccttTCAGTGCTCggactgtgggaaaagcttctgtCTTAAATCTAACCTTGTTGTACATGTAAggatccacactggagagaaaccatataaatgctccgagtgtgggaaaagcttcaaccAGACATCAAGTCTTCATAATCATGAGAGAACCCATAAAGGCGAAGAACCCTATAAGTGTttagagtgtgggaaaagcttcaacaGGCCCTCTCAGCTTAAGGCCCATgagagaatccacactggagagaaaccttaTACATGTACAGAATGTGGGAAAGGCTTCATTTATAACCATCACCTTGTCAGGCACCAGAGAaatcacacaggagagaaaccatataaatgccctGAGTGTGGGAAAGGATTTGGTCTCAAAGCGACTCTTATTAAACATCAAGTAATCCACACAAAGGAGAAACCATAG
- the LOC128342211 gene encoding zinc finger protein with KRAB and SCAN domains 1-like isoform X2: MKMEGQDHASCTQGEVLDGTGKDPHVFQGTKAHKSRMTMERGCKPPEAMHSGSTGGSLRRAFPLQMKEEPEDSLVQWEVFLRTVGSPHSELEIAQLPEEPTPWDDTKAFLASFEQVAEACRWPREEWVARLLPAFSGEAEQAFSRLDVAARGDYRKVKAAILRGEAISREKQRQHFRRFCYQEAEGPRVAYSQLQDLCSRWLKVERYTKEQILEQLILEQFLTILPLEIQNWVRELGPETCAQAVALAEDFLSRQREAERQEDQVEFEEEEEEAVCFWGTDQAPSKSKQKFHVETKQEDDEAAGMLGKGWMTLQQGEAYRSESSEQVRPRGTLLWKAEEILSQRCEQEITSPSRERPVYLQGIHSVEGADGSISCRRGYKAFIKNTTQTGADSGDGWESENEGELPAMSSERGENEELKENLWHQDGAKRQEQSHNEERDKSVPSQSGGWHEVPAQLKKPRGQRRSTGLSAHWQIHTGEKANKGLKFGKGFSCSRILTSHKRIHAGEEPYRCPDYGKSCSENSSLIHHQIIYTGDEPYECSICGKSFCQNAGLASQQRINTREMPYTCSVGGKSFCQSANLTSHQRIPTSKRPHSCSDCSKSFRSQASVVKHKRIRSGEKPHKCLECGKSFNKKASLTSHQRIHTGERPYKCSYCIKSFCDQSNLIKHKRIHTKEKPYMCSECGRSFSQSTSLIRHQRTHKGGGSIDINLPCT, translated from the exons ATGAAAATGGAGGGTCAAGACCATGCAAGCTGTACACAAGGGGAAGTATTGGATGGAACAGGAAAAGACCCTCATGTCTTCCAGGGCACTAAAGCTCACAAATCTAGAATGACTATGGAGAGAGGATGTAAGCCCCCTGAagcaatgcattctgggagtaCTGGGGGGTCCCTCAGAAGGGCATTTCCACTTCAGATGAAAGAGGAACCAGAAGACAGTTTGGTCCAGTGGGAGGTGTTCCTAAGAACTGTGGGATCTCCTCACTCAGAACTGGAAATTGCACAGTTGCCTGAAGAGCCTACTCCATGGGATGATACTAAGGCCTTTCTGGCCTCCTTTGAGCAAGTGGCTGAAGCCTGCCGGTGGCCCAGGGAGGAGTGGGTGGCCCGACTCTTGCCGGCCTTCAGTggagaagctgagcaggcctttaGCAGGCTGGATGTGGCAGCCAGGGGTGACTACAGGAAGGTGAAGGCAGCCATCTTGCGAGGGGAGGCCATCAGCAGGGAGAAGCAGCGTCAACACTTCAGGCGTttctgctaccaggaggctgAGGGGCCAAGAGTGGCTTACAGCCAGCTTCAGGACCTTTGCAGTCGGTGGCTAAAAGTTGAGAGATACACCAAGGAGCAGATCTTGGAGCAGCTGAtcttggagcagttcctgaccattCTTCCATTAGAGATCCAGAACTGGGTCAGGGAACTTGGCCCAGAGACCTGTGctcaggcagtggccctggcagaggaCTTCCTGTCACGACAGCGAGAGGCTGAGAGGCAGGAAGACCAA GTGgaatttgaggaggaggaggaggaggcagtatGTTTCTGGGGGACAGATCAAGCACCCTCCAAGAGCAAGCAGAAGTTCCATGTGGAAACCAAGCAGGAAGATGATGAGGCGGCCGGCATGTTGG GCAAAGGGTGGATGACcctccagcagggggaggcaTACAGGTCAGAAAGTTCAGAGCAAGTGAGACCACGTGGGACGTTACTGTGGAAAGCAGAAGAGATCCTCTCCCAGCGCTGCGAGCAGGAAATCACCTCACCCAGTCGAGAGAGACCAGTTTATCTGCAGGGAATCCACTCAGTGGAGGGAGCGGATGGATCCATTTCTTGCAGGAGAGGGTACAAGGCCTTCATTAAAAACACAACCCAGACAGGAGCTGATTCTG GTGATGGGTGGGAGAGTGAAAATGAGGGGGAACTACCTGCAATGTCATCAGAAAGAGGCGAAAATGAGGAGTTGAAAGAGAACCTTTGGCATCAAGATGGTGCAAAGAGGCAAGAACAAAGCCACAACGAAGAGAGGGATAAATCCGTTCCTTCTCAGAGTGGGGGCTGGCATGAAGTCCCAGCCCAGCTAAAGAAACCAAGAGGCCAGAGAAGGAGCACAGGCCTCAGTGCTCATTGgcaaatccacacaggggagaaagcaAACAAAGGTTTGAAGTTTGGGAAGGGCTTCAGCTGCAGCAGAATCCTAACTTCCCATAAAAGGATTCATGCTGGGGAGGAGCCATATCGCTGCCCAGACTATGGCAAGAGCTGCTCTGAGAACTCCAGCCTAATTCACCATCAAATAATCTACACAGGGGATGAGCCTTATGAATGCTCaatatgtggaaagagcttctgtcaAAACGCAGGACTCGCTTCACAGCAAAGAATTAACACCAGAGAGATGCCCTATACATGTTCAGTTggtggaaagagcttctgtcagAGTGCAAACCTGACATCCCACCAGAGAATTCCTACAAGCAAGAGACCACACAGCTGTTCAGACTGTAGCAAGAGCTTCCGTAGCCAAGCAAGTGTTGTTAAACATAAGAGAATACGCTccggggagaaaccacataaatgcttggaatgtgggaagagcttcaataAGAAGGCAAGCCTGACTtcacatcagagaatccacaccggGGAGAGACCCTATAAATGCTCATACTGCATCAAAAGCTTTTGTGATCAGTCAAACCTTATTAAGCATAAGAGAATTCATACAAAGGAGAAACCATATATGTGCTCTGAGTGTGGAAGGAGTTTCAGTCAAAGTACAAGccttattagacatcaaagaactCACAAAGGTGGGGGAAGCATTGATATTAACCTCCCATGCACTTAA
- the LOC128342211 gene encoding zinc finger protein 397-like isoform X1 has protein sequence MKMEGQDHASCTQGEVLDGTGKDPHVFQGTKAHKSRMTMERGCKPPEAMHSGSTGGSLRRAFPLQMKEEPEDSLVQWEVFLRTVGSPHSELEIAQLPEEPTPWDDTKAFLASFEQVAEACRWPREEWVARLLPAFSGEAEQAFSRLDVAARGDYRKVKAAILRGEAISREKQRQHFRRFCYQEAEGPRVAYSQLQDLCSRWLKVERYTKEQILEQLILEQFLTILPLEIQNWVRELGPETCAQAVALAEDFLSRQREAERQEDQVEFEEEEEEAVCFWGTDQAPSKSKQKFHVETKQEDDEAAGMLGKGWMTLQQGEAYRSESSEQVRPRGTLLWKAEEILSQRCEQEITSPSRERPVYLQGIHSVEGADGSISCRRGYKAFIKNTTQTGADSAGDGWESENEGELPAMSSERGENEELKENLWHQDGAKRQEQSHNEERDKSVPSQSGGWHEVPAQLKKPRGQRRSTGLSAHWQIHTGEKANKGLKFGKGFSCSRILTSHKRIHAGEEPYRCPDYGKSCSENSSLIHHQIIYTGDEPYECSICGKSFCQNAGLASQQRINTREMPYTCSVGGKSFCQSANLTSHQRIPTSKRPHSCSDCSKSFRSQASVVKHKRIRSGEKPHKCLECGKSFNKKASLTSHQRIHTGERPYKCSYCIKSFCDQSNLIKHKRIHTKEKPYMCSECGRSFSQSTSLIRHQRTHKGGGSIDINLPCT, from the exons ATGAAAATGGAGGGTCAAGACCATGCAAGCTGTACACAAGGGGAAGTATTGGATGGAACAGGAAAAGACCCTCATGTCTTCCAGGGCACTAAAGCTCACAAATCTAGAATGACTATGGAGAGAGGATGTAAGCCCCCTGAagcaatgcattctgggagtaCTGGGGGGTCCCTCAGAAGGGCATTTCCACTTCAGATGAAAGAGGAACCAGAAGACAGTTTGGTCCAGTGGGAGGTGTTCCTAAGAACTGTGGGATCTCCTCACTCAGAACTGGAAATTGCACAGTTGCCTGAAGAGCCTACTCCATGGGATGATACTAAGGCCTTTCTGGCCTCCTTTGAGCAAGTGGCTGAAGCCTGCCGGTGGCCCAGGGAGGAGTGGGTGGCCCGACTCTTGCCGGCCTTCAGTggagaagctgagcaggcctttaGCAGGCTGGATGTGGCAGCCAGGGGTGACTACAGGAAGGTGAAGGCAGCCATCTTGCGAGGGGAGGCCATCAGCAGGGAGAAGCAGCGTCAACACTTCAGGCGTttctgctaccaggaggctgAGGGGCCAAGAGTGGCTTACAGCCAGCTTCAGGACCTTTGCAGTCGGTGGCTAAAAGTTGAGAGATACACCAAGGAGCAGATCTTGGAGCAGCTGAtcttggagcagttcctgaccattCTTCCATTAGAGATCCAGAACTGGGTCAGGGAACTTGGCCCAGAGACCTGTGctcaggcagtggccctggcagaggaCTTCCTGTCACGACAGCGAGAGGCTGAGAGGCAGGAAGACCAA GTGgaatttgaggaggaggaggaggaggcagtatGTTTCTGGGGGACAGATCAAGCACCCTCCAAGAGCAAGCAGAAGTTCCATGTGGAAACCAAGCAGGAAGATGATGAGGCGGCCGGCATGTTGG GCAAAGGGTGGATGACcctccagcagggggaggcaTACAGGTCAGAAAGTTCAGAGCAAGTGAGACCACGTGGGACGTTACTGTGGAAAGCAGAAGAGATCCTCTCCCAGCGCTGCGAGCAGGAAATCACCTCACCCAGTCGAGAGAGACCAGTTTATCTGCAGGGAATCCACTCAGTGGAGGGAGCGGATGGATCCATTTCTTGCAGGAGAGGGTACAAGGCCTTCATTAAAAACACAACCCAGACAGGAGCTGATTCTG CAGGTGATGGGTGGGAGAGTGAAAATGAGGGGGAACTACCTGCAATGTCATCAGAAAGAGGCGAAAATGAGGAGTTGAAAGAGAACCTTTGGCATCAAGATGGTGCAAAGAGGCAAGAACAAAGCCACAACGAAGAGAGGGATAAATCCGTTCCTTCTCAGAGTGGGGGCTGGCATGAAGTCCCAGCCCAGCTAAAGAAACCAAGAGGCCAGAGAAGGAGCACAGGCCTCAGTGCTCATTGgcaaatccacacaggggagaaagcaAACAAAGGTTTGAAGTTTGGGAAGGGCTTCAGCTGCAGCAGAATCCTAACTTCCCATAAAAGGATTCATGCTGGGGAGGAGCCATATCGCTGCCCAGACTATGGCAAGAGCTGCTCTGAGAACTCCAGCCTAATTCACCATCAAATAATCTACACAGGGGATGAGCCTTATGAATGCTCaatatgtggaaagagcttctgtcaAAACGCAGGACTCGCTTCACAGCAAAGAATTAACACCAGAGAGATGCCCTATACATGTTCAGTTggtggaaagagcttctgtcagAGTGCAAACCTGACATCCCACCAGAGAATTCCTACAAGCAAGAGACCACACAGCTGTTCAGACTGTAGCAAGAGCTTCCGTAGCCAAGCAAGTGTTGTTAAACATAAGAGAATACGCTccggggagaaaccacataaatgcttggaatgtgggaagagcttcaataAGAAGGCAAGCCTGACTtcacatcagagaatccacaccggGGAGAGACCCTATAAATGCTCATACTGCATCAAAAGCTTTTGTGATCAGTCAAACCTTATTAAGCATAAGAGAATTCATACAAAGGAGAAACCATATATGTGCTCTGAGTGTGGAAGGAGTTTCAGTCAAAGTACAAGccttattagacatcaaagaactCACAAAGGTGGGGGAAGCATTGATATTAACCTCCCATGCACTTAA
- the LOC128342211 gene encoding zinc finger protein 397-like isoform X3 produces the protein MKMEGQDHASCTQGEVLDGTGKDPHVFQGTKAHKSRMTMERGCKPPEAMHSGSTGGSLRRAFPLQMKEEPEDSLVQWEVFLRTVGSPHSELEIAQLPEEPTPWDDTKAFLASFEQVAEACRWPREEWVARLLPAFSGEAEQAFSRLDVAARGDYRKVKAAILRGEAISREKQRQHFRRFCYQEAEGPRVAYSQLQDLCSRWLKVERYTKEQILEQLILEQFLTILPLEIQNWVRELGPETCAQAVALAEDFLSRQREAERQEDQVEFEEEEEEAVCFWGTDQAPSKSKQKFHVETKQEDDEAAGMLAGDGWESENEGELPAMSSERGENEELKENLWHQDGAKRQEQSHNEERDKSVPSQSGGWHEVPAQLKKPRGQRRSTGLSAHWQIHTGEKANKGLKFGKGFSCSRILTSHKRIHAGEEPYRCPDYGKSCSENSSLIHHQIIYTGDEPYECSICGKSFCQNAGLASQQRINTREMPYTCSVGGKSFCQSANLTSHQRIPTSKRPHSCSDCSKSFRSQASVVKHKRIRSGEKPHKCLECGKSFNKKASLTSHQRIHTGERPYKCSYCIKSFCDQSNLIKHKRIHTKEKPYMCSECGRSFSQSTSLIRHQRTHKGGGSIDINLPCT, from the exons ATGAAAATGGAGGGTCAAGACCATGCAAGCTGTACACAAGGGGAAGTATTGGATGGAACAGGAAAAGACCCTCATGTCTTCCAGGGCACTAAAGCTCACAAATCTAGAATGACTATGGAGAGAGGATGTAAGCCCCCTGAagcaatgcattctgggagtaCTGGGGGGTCCCTCAGAAGGGCATTTCCACTTCAGATGAAAGAGGAACCAGAAGACAGTTTGGTCCAGTGGGAGGTGTTCCTAAGAACTGTGGGATCTCCTCACTCAGAACTGGAAATTGCACAGTTGCCTGAAGAGCCTACTCCATGGGATGATACTAAGGCCTTTCTGGCCTCCTTTGAGCAAGTGGCTGAAGCCTGCCGGTGGCCCAGGGAGGAGTGGGTGGCCCGACTCTTGCCGGCCTTCAGTggagaagctgagcaggcctttaGCAGGCTGGATGTGGCAGCCAGGGGTGACTACAGGAAGGTGAAGGCAGCCATCTTGCGAGGGGAGGCCATCAGCAGGGAGAAGCAGCGTCAACACTTCAGGCGTttctgctaccaggaggctgAGGGGCCAAGAGTGGCTTACAGCCAGCTTCAGGACCTTTGCAGTCGGTGGCTAAAAGTTGAGAGATACACCAAGGAGCAGATCTTGGAGCAGCTGAtcttggagcagttcctgaccattCTTCCATTAGAGATCCAGAACTGGGTCAGGGAACTTGGCCCAGAGACCTGTGctcaggcagtggccctggcagaggaCTTCCTGTCACGACAGCGAGAGGCTGAGAGGCAGGAAGACCAA GTGgaatttgaggaggaggaggaggaggcagtatGTTTCTGGGGGACAGATCAAGCACCCTCCAAGAGCAAGCAGAAGTTCCATGTGGAAACCAAGCAGGAAGATGATGAGGCGGCCGGCATGTTGG CAGGTGATGGGTGGGAGAGTGAAAATGAGGGGGAACTACCTGCAATGTCATCAGAAAGAGGCGAAAATGAGGAGTTGAAAGAGAACCTTTGGCATCAAGATGGTGCAAAGAGGCAAGAACAAAGCCACAACGAAGAGAGGGATAAATCCGTTCCTTCTCAGAGTGGGGGCTGGCATGAAGTCCCAGCCCAGCTAAAGAAACCAAGAGGCCAGAGAAGGAGCACAGGCCTCAGTGCTCATTGgcaaatccacacaggggagaaagcaAACAAAGGTTTGAAGTTTGGGAAGGGCTTCAGCTGCAGCAGAATCCTAACTTCCCATAAAAGGATTCATGCTGGGGAGGAGCCATATCGCTGCCCAGACTATGGCAAGAGCTGCTCTGAGAACTCCAGCCTAATTCACCATCAAATAATCTACACAGGGGATGAGCCTTATGAATGCTCaatatgtggaaagagcttctgtcaAAACGCAGGACTCGCTTCACAGCAAAGAATTAACACCAGAGAGATGCCCTATACATGTTCAGTTggtggaaagagcttctgtcagAGTGCAAACCTGACATCCCACCAGAGAATTCCTACAAGCAAGAGACCACACAGCTGTTCAGACTGTAGCAAGAGCTTCCGTAGCCAAGCAAGTGTTGTTAAACATAAGAGAATACGCTccggggagaaaccacataaatgcttggaatgtgggaagagcttcaataAGAAGGCAAGCCTGACTtcacatcagagaatccacaccggGGAGAGACCCTATAAATGCTCATACTGCATCAAAAGCTTTTGTGATCAGTCAAACCTTATTAAGCATAAGAGAATTCATACAAAGGAGAAACCATATATGTGCTCTGAGTGTGGAAGGAGTTTCAGTCAAAGTACAAGccttattagacatcaaagaactCACAAAGGTGGGGGAAGCATTGATATTAACCTCCCATGCACTTAA